The following DNA comes from Enterobacter sp. SA187.
CGCAGGACGATACCGAAGTGCGTCTGATGAGTTTGCTTTCCCCTTCCAGTCTGCATGGCATCATCAGCAAAACGCTGGCGATTGGGCTGTTACAGGAGCAGCTTTCGATACTGCTCAACAATACGCATCGGCTTAATCAAAACGTGATAAACGACTGGTACGTCAGCAAAAATAATGGGCTGAGTCCGACGGAGCGCGCGATCCTGCACTACATGACCTATGGGTATTCGATGCCGGAGATCGCGCACTATTTGTCGCGTAATATTAAAACCGTGCGCGCGCACAAGTTTAACGCCATGACCAAGCTGGGCGTGCATTCGGATGCGGGACTGCTGGACGCGGCGGATATTCTGATGCACATCTCGATTGACCGAAAACCGCCTGCGGTCCATATGGTTGCGTGAATTTTGCTATCAATCTGCACAGCTGCGCCAGACGAGACTCTGGCGCAGTCTTTTATTCACAGACATCCACCCAGGTGGCAGACGTAAGTTGCGCCATGCGCGACGGTGAAATACGCACGGCGCTGTGGGTAGCGCCTGCGGCAGGCAGCACTTCCTGATACTGCTTAAGGGATACATCGCAGTAGACAGCCAGCGGGTTCTCCAGCCCGAAAGGGCAGACGCCGCCAACCGGATGCCCGGTGGTGAGCACCACTTCATCGCTGCTCAGCATGCGCGCTTTCGCGCCAAAGGTGGATTTCAGCTTTTTGTTATCCAGCCTGGCGTCGCCTTTCGCCACGATCAGGATCACTTCATCTTTTACTTTCAACGACAGCGTTTTGGCAATTTGTCCGGGTTCAACATTGTGCGCCGCTGCGGCCAGTGCCACTGTTGCAGTACTCTGACTTAGTTCAATAATTTCAATATCGGGGGCCTGGCTTGCAAAAAACTCCCGCACAGAATGCAGACTCATTGTTATCTCCTGGGAACGACTGGCAGTAATCTGGCATAAGCCTTCGTGTGCTGTAAATATTAATTAATCACAAACGGATCTGCCGGATTTCTCGATCCTCTTCACAATCACGGAAACCGGTTACAGTAACCGGTTGCAGTGTCCGTGGCGGAGATTAATACTCGTTTTACCCTTCCTCTGTCTCAGATAAAAAGAGCCGTCTATGAAACGTATCCTACTGAGCTTTAATGCTGGTCCTGAGCCCGGCATGGTTGTAAACCCGCATAATGGATTGCCGCACAGCTCGCTGTTTACCGCTGCTGCGTTTAACTTGTTCGCCTGACAGGAGAGCTGCTATGTCTGATAACCATGCTGCGTTTAATCTGATTTTCCGCTTCGTTGAAAATTACGTCAGCCCGATTGCCGGGCGAATTTCTTCCCAGCGTCATGTGATGGCGATCCGTGATGGCTTTATTTCCGCCATGCCCTTTATGATCGTCGGCTCGTTTTTACTGGTCTTTGCCTATCCGCCGTTTTCACCGGATACCACATTAGGCTTTGCCCGCGCCTGGCTGGATATGGCCAAACAGTTCGAAGGGCAGATCCTGACGCCCTTTGATATGACCATGGGCATCATGTCGATCTACATCTGTGCGGCAATCGCCTATAACCTCGGCAAGCACTACGTGAAATCGCATCAGCTTGATCCCTTCATGTGCGCCATGCTGTCGCTGATGGCATTCCTGCTGGTAGCCGCCCCGAAAACCAAAGGCGCGATGCCGGTAGACAGTCTGGGAGGCACCGGCATCTTTACGGCGATCCTCGTCGCCATCTATTGCGTGGAGATGATGCGTTTTCTGAAGGCGCATAACATTGGTATCCGCCTGCCGGATCAGGTGCCGCCGATGATCAAAAACTCATTCGACCTGCTGATCCCGGTGCTGGTGGTGGTGGTAACGCTGTACCCGCTGAGCCTGTTTATCCAGTCGCAATTCGATATGTTGATCCCGCAGGCCATCATGTCGCTGTTTAAACCCCTGGTCTCGGCGGCGGATTCACTGCCGGCTATTCTGCTGGCGGTGCTGATTGGGCATCTGCTGTGGTTTGCCGGGATCCATGGCGCGGCTATCGTCTCCGGAATGCTGCAAATGTTCTGGCTGACTAACCTTGGCATGAACCAGAGCGCGCTGGCGCAGGGCGCGCCCTTGCCGCATATCTTTATGGAAGCTTTCTGGACCTTCTTTATTGTGATCGGCGGCTCCGGGGCCACCATGGGGCTGGTGCTGTGCTATTTGCGCAGCCGTTCAGTGCACCTGCGTTCGATAGGTAAACTGAGCGTGGTGCCGAGCTTCTTTAACATTAACGAGCCGGTGATCTTCGGCACGCCTATCGTCATGAACCCGGTATTCTTCATTCCGTTCCTGCTTGCGCCTATGGTGAATGCGGTGATCGCCTGGGCCGCCATGAAAATGGATCTGATTGGCCGGGTGATTTCCGTGGTGCCCTGGACTGCGCCTGCGCCAATCGGTGCGGCATGGGGGCTGGGCTGGGATTTCCGTGCGGCGATCCTCGTGGTAGTGCTGGCCGTGGTGTCCGCCATCATCTATTACCCGTTCTTTAAAGTGTATGAGAAGCAGTTGCTGGCGCAGGAAGCCGAAGAGGCATTGCGTGCAGAGGAAGAGCGTCAACAGGTGGCGTAAAAGAGGATGGTTTTTGCAGGCCGGGTAAGCGAAGCGCCACCCGGCAAGGAAATCTGAAGGGGCGAAAGCCCCTTTTTTATTTCAGCGTGCAATCACCGCACTGCTGCACGTCCGGCAGACGGTAGCGCTGGCAGCAGGTGCGGCGCACCAGTAACCCATCACGCAGCACCACGGTGCGCCATAACGGATTATCCTGACCATCAGAAAGCTGTTTCTCAAAGAAGCAGAACTGACGCAGCGCCGCGACGCGCTCCTCGCCGAGCAGGGGTTTCATCTCGTTGAGATACCAGTTGATCAGATAACCGGTGTTGCTCCAGATAAGCTTGCCGTTGATGTCGCCGGTCGACTCCAGCGCCTGCACCACCGGCATCATCGCCCGGACAATCAGCCGCTCAATACGTTGCTGGTCGGAAAGACGGGTGGTGACGTGATCCGCATGCACATCCATCCAGAAGCAGGCGGCACGTCCGGTTTCATGGAACTCAACGTGAAAATGTTCCGGAGAAACATCCGGCGCGGTTTTCTGGGTTAACAGCGCCAGCAGCAGCGGCGGCACCATCAGGCCCAGATACCACTGCGCCCATAACGACAGCAGCGGCTTATTTTCCCGCAGTTGCGTTGGCTGATTACGGTAGATGTGATCGGCATAGATAGCCTGCAACGACTGAAGCGTTGACGACTGTGACCATTCGGCCAGCGTCATGGCCTGGTGAGGATAAGCCTCATCAAGTTTTATCACATCCAGGAAGTGCGCACGGTGCGTGGCAAACGCATCACGCAGGGCATCGGCCAGCGATACCGTTTCAGGACGAAGCGGGATACGCCAGACAGCATCTTCAGTGATCGGAGCGAAGCGATAGGCCATAGTGCGCAACTGAAATGGAATCTAAATGATAATGATTGCCAATCCTAACTATAGATAAAACCGATCGCAAGATCTTTGTCCGGAAAGTGGAGGGCGATCGCGCTTCAGGCGACTTTTAGCTCACCGCTGAACAGGATATTGTTGCGGCCCAGGTGCTTGGCTTCATAAAGCGCCTTATCCGCCTGATCCAGCGCCGCTTCAATATTGGTGTCCGTTAACGGCGCGATGCCGATGCTGACCGTCACGTTGGTCGCCACGCTTTCATTAAACATGTGCGGAATTTTCAGATCGTAAACCTGCTGGCGAATGCGCTCGGCGGCCATGCGCGCCCGCTCCAGATCAACATTACTTAACAGGATCATAAATTCTTCGCCGCCGAAACGGGCGACAATATCCCGCGAGCGCACGGCATCGCGGATAGCCGCCGACACACGGATCAGCGCCTGGTCACCCATCATATGACCATAGTGATCGTTGTAGGCTTTGAAATGGTCGATATCAAGCAGCAGTACATAGCGAACGCCGCTATCCAGCGCCAGCAGGTTATCTATTTTGTTTTGCAGACCGCGACGGTTGTACAGGCCGGTAAGCGGATCGAGCATGCTTAAATCATTCAGCGTCTCTCTTTCTTCCAGCAACCGACACATCAAATCAAGGGCAAACTTATCATTGCGCGACTGGATCACGTTCTGAATAGCAATACCTGCCATCGGCAGGGCGAAGGAAAATATCATCCGCACCATGTTCTCACCCTCGCTAAACCACAGGCAGCATAAAAATACCGGCAACGAGTGCAACGTGAATGCGATGATATTATTGGAAAAAGCTATGGAGCCGATAAATAACACGCTAATTAACGCAATCAGCAGATAAGGCGAGCCGGGATCGGCAAGCAGCGAAAATTTAATGGCGACATGCCACGCCCATAATGCGCCAAATAAAACTGAGATCGGCGACACATTTAATTTCTTTGCCGGAAAGCGCCAGTGCCACGCCAGCAGCGTCACGCTGATAGTAAACAGCAGACACAGCGGGACCGTCAGCGACCGCGCGTTATAGAGCGGAAGCAGAAAGGAAAAAAGCGCCGAAGCTGCATTGAGAAACAAGAACAAACGCAGGGATAAACGGTATTTCTTGTTACAAAGGGAATGCCATGAGTGTGCTGTCATCTTTAAACTTAAAGTCGTTATTAATCTGCAATTTAAAATGTAATGGTTGCCAAAACGAAAAATAACGCGGGGAATAGTTAATCGCGAAAATATTATAAAATTGTTATCTGCTTTTTCTGGGTGAGCAATTTATCACCTTAGTGAATGTATGTCATCAGGCGATGCGTAAAGTTCATGCAATCCTCATTATACCCGCTGACAAATGAGAAAACTTATCATATGATATTGGTTATCATTATCAGTGTGAGAGGCGAAAGCATGTTGCAGCGGGCGCTGGGAAGTGGATGGGGTCTTTTATTGCCGGGTATTATTGTGTCCGGACTGGCGTATGCCGATCTTTCTCTTAATGCATGGCGGGTATTGATCGTGCTGGGGCTGGTACTGACGCCAGTGATGCTTTATCACAAGCAGTTACGGCACTTCGTGCTGTTGCCGTCAGGCATAGCGCTGGTCAGCGGGATGATGATGCTGCTGATGAATCTCAAGCGGATGATGTAAGCAGGAAGGACAGCGGGAAGAAACAGAAGAAAAAAAGATAATTGGTGCGAGGGGGGGGACTCGAACCCCCACATCCTGAGGACACTAACACCTGAAGCTAGCGCGTCTACCAATTCCGCCACCTTCGCACTGTTATCTTATTTTTTGATATTGCCTCGTTGGTGCGAGGGGGGGGACTCGAACCCCCACATCCTGAGGACACTAACACCTGAAGCTAGCGCGTCTACCAATTCCGCCACCTTCGCCCAGTGCGAGCAATATCATGTGATTTATGGTGCGAGGGGGGGACTCGAACCCCCACATCCTAAGGACACTAACACCTGAAGCTAGCGCGTCTACCAATTCCGCCACCTTCGCATACCATCGATACTCTTGAAGTATCGTAACCACGGAGGCGCATTCTAGATGTTTTAGGATTTTCGTCAACAGTTAATTGCGTGCCGTTTCTTCATTTGCTGCAAAAAACGGCACTTTGGCAATTAGCGTTTTGCCTGGCGGGTCATCACCGTGCGGTAAACTTTAAAACGACCGGTTTGCGCGATCACTTCGTGGAAGCCAAAGGTTTCGTCCAGCGCCTGCGGATAAGGCAGGAAGGCGTTGGCGACAATACGCAGCTCGCCGCCGCTGTTCAGATGACGCACCGCGCCGCGGATCAGGGTCTGCGCGGCTTCAAGGCTGGTCTGCAAACCATCATGGAACGGCGGGTTAGAGATGATCATGTCATAACGCCCGGTCACTTCCGAGAAGACGTTACTGGCGAACACCTCGCCTTCAATAGCGTTTGCCGCCAGTGTCGCGCGGCTGGCTTCCACCGCAGCAGCGCTTACATCACACAGACTCAGACGCACTTTTGGCGAATGGCTGGCCAGCGCCACGGATAACACGCCTGCGCCACAGCCCACGTCCAGCACTTTACCTTTGGTGTGCGGCGTCAGGGTGGAGAGCAACAGTTTACTGCCGACATCCAGACCGTCGCGGCTGAACACGCCCGGTAAGGTCTTGATGGTCAACGCGTCCAGCGGGTATTCATCCCAGAAGCTTTCGGCATCGAAAGCGGGCTGTTTTTCCAGGCGACCATGATACAGGCCACAGCGACGGGCGCTGTCGACTTTGGTCAGCGGGCAGTATGCTTCCAGCATTTGCTCGGCGCTACGCACGCCGCTGCGGTTTTCGCCAATCACGAAAATATCGGTGCCCACCGGCAGCAGCGACAAAATGTTCATCAGCTGGAACTGGGCTTCCGGCTTGTTTTTCGGCCAGTAGTAGATCAGGGTATCGCTGTCCGCCACGTCAGAGGCGTCGGCGACGAGGCTGAAACGCACGCGATCTTCCATCTGACGGCTCAGCACCTGCCAGTGATGGAACTGCTGGGTGTGCGCACGGCTTGCCGCCGTCTCCAGGCGAGCAGGCAGGTCATCCTGCATATCTCCGGCAAACAGAATACGGCTCTCTTCGAAATCATCACTGTGGCGCAGCAAGACTTCACTTGCCGGGGTAAACGCAGACATTAAACACTCCTCATTAAACTCAGGCGGCGATTATAGTAGTTTGTTGGCGCAGATACGACGAATTTGCTATATTTGCGCGCCTGACAGACAGGAGTGATCCGCTATGACATCCCGACGCGACTGGCAACTACAGCAGCTGGGCATTACCCAGTGGGCTTTGCGCAGGCCCGCGGCGTTGCAGGGCGAAATTGCGATTTCGCTGCCGGCGCACATTCGTCTGGTGATGGTGTCCTCTGCGCTGCCGGCGTTAACCGAACCGCTTATCAGCGACGTGCTGCGGGCGCTTACCCTCTCGCCCGACCAGGTTTTACAAATTACGCCGGAACGGATCGCGATGTTGCCACCGGGCAGCCGCTGTAACTGCTGGCTGCTGGGCGCTGACGAAACCGTGGCGCTTGAAGGCGTGAAGGTAACGTCCCCGCTCTTCGATGAATTACGGGTTAACCCTGCGGCTCGCGCCGCCCTATGGCAACAAATCTGCGAACATGAACACGATTTCTTCCCTCACCACGACTGATTTGGCAGCGGCTTT
Coding sequences within:
- the fhuF gene encoding siderophore-iron reductase FhuF, encoding MAYRFAPITEDAVWRIPLRPETVSLADALRDAFATHRAHFLDVIKLDEAYPHQAMTLAEWSQSSTLQSLQAIYADHIYRNQPTQLRENKPLLSLWAQWYLGLMVPPLLLALLTQKTAPDVSPEHFHVEFHETGRAACFWMDVHADHVTTRLSDQQRIERLIVRAMMPVVQALESTGDINGKLIWSNTGYLINWYLNEMKPLLGEERVAALRQFCFFEKQLSDGQDNPLWRTVVLRDGLLVRRTCCQRYRLPDVQQCGDCTLK
- the bglJ gene encoding DNA-binding transcriptional activator BglJ; amino-acid sequence: MSEIGLSHLFSTSALSMYKLHFFKDYPSFEAAALKMPFFSVIFSLSGLRAERIDCLKSLLKLAKGYPSAQRIVLAQDDTEVRLMSLLSPSSLHGIISKTLAIGLLQEQLSILLNNTHRLNQNVINDWYVSKNNGLSPTERAILHYMTYGYSMPEIAHYLSRNIKTVRAHKFNAMTKLGVHSDAGLLDAADILMHISIDRKPPAVHMVA
- the rsmC gene encoding 16S rRNA (guanine(1207)-N(2))-methyltransferase RsmC — protein: MSAFTPASEVLLRHSDDFEESRILFAGDMQDDLPARLETAASRAHTQQFHHWQVLSRQMEDRVRFSLVADASDVADSDTLIYYWPKNKPEAQFQLMNILSLLPVGTDIFVIGENRSGVRSAEQMLEAYCPLTKVDSARRCGLYHGRLEKQPAFDAESFWDEYPLDALTIKTLPGVFSRDGLDVGSKLLLSTLTPHTKGKVLDVGCGAGVLSVALASHSPKVRLSLCDVSAAAVEASRATLAANAIEGEVFASNVFSEVTGRYDMIISNPPFHDGLQTSLEAAQTLIRGAVRHLNSGGELRIVANAFLPYPQALDETFGFHEVIAQTGRFKVYRTVMTRQAKR
- a CDS encoding DNA polymerase III subunit psi; protein product: MTSRRDWQLQQLGITQWALRRPAALQGEIAISLPAHIRLVMVSSALPALTEPLISDVLRALTLSPDQVLQITPERIAMLPPGSRCNCWLLGADETVALEGVKVTSPLFDELRVNPAARAALWQQICEHEHDFFPHHD
- a CDS encoding GGDEF domain-containing protein, which codes for MTAHSWHSLCNKKYRLSLRLFLFLNAASALFSFLLPLYNARSLTVPLCLLFTISVTLLAWHWRFPAKKLNVSPISVLFGALWAWHVAIKFSLLADPGSPYLLIALISVLFIGSIAFSNNIIAFTLHSLPVFLCCLWFSEGENMVRMIFSFALPMAGIAIQNVIQSRNDKFALDLMCRLLEERETLNDLSMLDPLTGLYNRRGLQNKIDNLLALDSGVRYVLLLDIDHFKAYNDHYGHMMGDQALIRVSAAIRDAVRSRDIVARFGGEEFMILLSNVDLERARMAAERIRQQVYDLKIPHMFNESVATNVTVSIGIAPLTDTNIEAALDQADKALYEAKHLGRNNILFSGELKVA
- a CDS encoding DUF1435 domain-containing protein, translated to MILVIIISVRGESMLQRALGSGWGLLLPGIIVSGLAYADLSLNAWRVLIVLGLVLTPVMLYHKQLRHFVLLPSGIALVSGMMMLLMNLKRMM
- a CDS encoding PTS sugar transporter subunit IIC, producing the protein MSDNHAAFNLIFRFVENYVSPIAGRISSQRHVMAIRDGFISAMPFMIVGSFLLVFAYPPFSPDTTLGFARAWLDMAKQFEGQILTPFDMTMGIMSIYICAAIAYNLGKHYVKSHQLDPFMCAMLSLMAFLLVAAPKTKGAMPVDSLGGTGIFTAILVAIYCVEMMRFLKAHNIGIRLPDQVPPMIKNSFDLLIPVLVVVVTLYPLSLFIQSQFDMLIPQAIMSLFKPLVSAADSLPAILLAVLIGHLLWFAGIHGAAIVSGMLQMFWLTNLGMNQSALAQGAPLPHIFMEAFWTFFIVIGGSGATMGLVLCYLRSRSVHLRSIGKLSVVPSFFNINEPVIFGTPIVMNPVFFIPFLLAPMVNAVIAWAAMKMDLIGRVISVVPWTAPAPIGAAWGLGWDFRAAILVVVLAVVSAIIYYPFFKVYEKQLLAQEAEEALRAEEERQQVA
- a CDS encoding YbaK/EbsC family protein; this translates as MSLHSVREFFASQAPDIEIIELSQSTATVALAAAAHNVEPGQIAKTLSLKVKDEVILIVAKGDARLDNKKLKSTFGAKARMLSSDEVVLTTGHPVGGVCPFGLENPLAVYCDVSLKQYQEVLPAAGATHSAVRISPSRMAQLTSATWVDVCE